The genomic segment AGCTGGGGCGTCTTGGTAGGCGTCTCACATGGTCACTTCCTGCTCGATGATCGTTTGCCGACGTATTGCGTGGGTCAATCCCTTGAGGTAGAGGGGCAAGTTGCTTCATTGCCCAGCCAAAGGGCGGTGCCTGGTATCGGTATACGGCAGACCTTCCGGTTCCGCGTAAATTCAATAGCGCCCGCTGAGTGTGCTGCGCCACGCTATGTGCTACTCAATTATTACGGTGCAAGGCGCATGGTGCCCGGTGATTTCTGGCGGTTTCCGGTGCGCTTGAAAAAACCCTGGGGTCTGTCCAATCCCGGGGGCTACAACGGGCAAGCCTGGCTGGTGCAGGCAGGCATCCACGCGACGGGCAGTGTGCGGCTCTCCAGGCCCCACGAATACCTCGGCCGAGGAGTGAGTGGCACGCACCACCGCCTGCGTCAGCGAATTGCCACGCGAATAGAGGCACTGGGCCTCAAGCCTGATATCGCTGCCGTGCTGCGCGCCGTAACGGTTGCCGATAAATCTGCTATCGACGAACCGCTATGGAGCCTGTTCCAGCAATTTGGAATCAATCACCTGCTGGTCATTTCCGGTTTGCATGTGGGACTTGTGGCCGGCATGGGCTACCTCTTCGGCGCGACCCTTGCCCGCCTCTTTGTTCGCAGCAGATATTCAGGCGCATGTGTCCCCGGGCTATGCGCCTTACTGGCGGCTTTTCTGTTCGCCGCCCTTGCAGGTTTTTCCCTGCCCGCTGTGCGCGCTCTGTGCATGTTGGCGTGCGTACTGACGGCAGTGTGGTCGGGGCGGCTGACGATCGCCTGGAGCCACCTGTTGTTGGCTGCGCTTGTTGTTCTGCTGCTAAACCCCCTTGCGGCGATTGGAAGCGGGTTCTGGTTGTCGTTCGGATCTGTGGCGGGGTTGCTGTGGTATTTGTGTTGGCGCCGATCCGTTGGCAGGGCGCGTGCCGTCGTCGGAACACACGCTTATATGGCTTTGCTGATGCTGCCTTTTGGAGCGTTTTTTTTTCAGGGGGCCAGTTTGGTTGGGGCTCTTGGCAATCTAATTATGATACCGCTGGTGGGCTGGATTGTCGTGCCGGCGGCTCTAGCTGCCAGTGCGAGTTATCTGCTCGAATTGCCATTTGAGACAGTGCTTTGGCGCTGCGCTGCTTGGCCTTTGGAGCAAATATTGCCGCTGGGTGCGATGCTCGCCGACCGCGGCGGCAGCTGGATTTACCTGTCGCGGAATACGGCGCTCCCGGCAATCGTGCTAGCGCTGTGCGGGATAGGATTGTTGGTTGTGCCAGCGGCGGGGTGGTTTCGTATGCTCAGCGTGTTGCTGTTTTTGCCTGTTTTACTGCCAAATAAGCCAAATGGTCAGACGCCATTGCAGAAAACCGAAGTCACTGTGTTCGATGTAGGGCAGGGCACCGCCGTGCTGGTTCGAGCAGGTTCGCACGCGCTTTTGTACGATACAGGCGGAGGGCAGCGCGAGGGCCCCAACATCGCAACACGCGTGATACTACCCTTGCTGCAGAGTGAAGGCGTGAACGTCCTTGATACGCTCATAGTGAGTCACCCTGATTTGGATCACAGTGCAGGACAGCAGGCGGTCATAGCCACGGTGAGTGTACAGCGCCTGCGCTATGGTGGCGTTCCAGCACAGACCCTTCCGGGCCTGCCCTGTGTTGCGGGCGAGGCCTGGCAATGGCCCGGTGGGCCGACCTTCCAGTTTCTGTCCCCGGCTGTTGCCATACCCCTCAAGCGTAACAATGCGTCCTGTGTCTTAATGGTCAGGGTCGGAGGCTCCCGTTTGTTGTTACCCGGCGATATCGAGAGCGTGCAGGAG from the Candidatus Marimicrobium litorale genome contains:
- a CDS encoding DNA internalization-related competence protein ComEC/Rec2, which translates into the protein MQSWMIGMVLGLVLTGYAPALPPWSLVIPVVLWVTALAPRVCLRWPSRSVSRGLLRVFVGFSWGVLVGVSHGHFLLDDRLPTYCVGQSLEVEGQVASLPSQRAVPGIGIRQTFRFRVNSIAPAECAAPRYVLLNYYGARRMVPGDFWRFPVRLKKPWGLSNPGGYNGQAWLVQAGIHATGSVRLSRPHEYLGRGVSGTHHRLRQRIATRIEALGLKPDIAAVLRAVTVADKSAIDEPLWSLFQQFGINHLLVISGLHVGLVAGMGYLFGATLARLFVRSRYSGACVPGLCALLAAFLFAALAGFSLPAVRALCMLACVLTAVWSGRLTIAWSHLLLAALVVLLLNPLAAIGSGFWLSFGSVAGLLWYLCWRRSVGRARAVVGTHAYMALLMLPFGAFFFQGASLVGALGNLIMIPLVGWIVVPAALAASASYLLELPFETVLWRCAAWPLEQILPLGAMLADRGGSWIYLSRNTALPAIVLALCGIGLLVVPAAGWFRMLSVLLFLPVLLPNKPNGQTPLQKTEVTVFDVGQGTAVLVRAGSHALLYDTGGGQREGPNIATRVILPLLQSEGVNVLDTLIVSHPDLDHSAGQQAVIATVSVQRLRYGGVPAQTLPGLPCVAGEAWQWPGGPTFQFLSPAVAIPLKRNNASCVLMVRVGGSRLLLPGDIESVQERALVEYWGRGLDADWLLAGHHGSQTSSSWPWLKFSSPSTVIVSSGYANRFGHPHEDIVMRYRALDIQVLETWRAGALRLDFSPTQAPTFTLWRDKKRRYWL